ACACGGTGAGCCGCCGCCTGCCCTCGCTGCTCGCCCAGGCCTATCCGCAGATGATCCAGGTGACGACGGGCAACGGCCGGCTGTTCCGCGCCCGCCTGATGGGCCTGGACGAAACCACCGCGCGGAACGTCTGCGCCAGCCTGGAGCGGGCCGGCGACGACTGCATCATGGTGGCGCCCCAGGGGCTGTGAGCGCCTCCCGGGGCGCCTGTCCGCCGACGGTGCCGTGCGCTGGATCCGAAACCCCATGCCGTCGCTTCGGCATTGCCGGGCGGCGTCATGATCCGGACCTGACGCAATCCGCTACGGGATGCGTCAGCCGCGCGCTCGCTCTTCCGCGCTTGGTCAGCCCGCGTTGCTTGGCACCGGCGTGTTGAGCAGTTGCTGTTCCCACAGGAAAGCGATGCCGCTTCCGGCGGCATGCTGCACGAGCACCTCCGAAAGCTCGGCGGCATGCTCCGTGCGGGCCCAGTCACGCTGCCATTCCGAAGCCACCGCCAGCCAGGTCATCATGTTCGCGCCGGCCGCGATCATGCGTCGGATCGCGACCTCGTGGGCTTCGACCGAAACACCTCCGGATGCATCGGTGACGACCGTCACGTCCCAACCCTCGCCAAGAGCCTGGATCGCCGGCATCGCGACGCAGATCTCGGTCCAGAGGCCGGCGATGATAAGTTGCTTGCGGCCGGTAGCCCTGACCGCGTCCACGACTTTCCTGTCCTCCCAGGTGTTGATGAACGTCCGATCGATCACCTCCTGGCCGGGGAACACGTCAGTGATCTGAGGGAAGATCAGGCCGCCCCTTTCGGCGATCACGCTTGTCAGGATCGTGGGTACGCCGAAGGCTTTGGCGGCCTTCGCCAGCGCCGTCGTATTGT
This Skermanella mucosa DNA region includes the following protein-coding sequences:
- a CDS encoding hydrolase, which encodes MALSHRRRERLIAGGQSLQADVSRKPDAVRSAGKDVAMTFRNGLGSLLRPEDSVLVLIDHQPYQLANVNSHEPQMVVNNTTALAKAAKAFGVPTILTSVIAERGGLIFPQITDVFPGQEVIDRTFINTWEDRKVVDAVRATGRKQLIIAGLWTEICVAMPAIQALGEGWDVTVVTDASGGVSVEAHEVAIRRMIAAGANMMTWLAVASEWQRDWARTEHAAELSEVLVQHAAGSGIAFLWEQQLLNTPVPSNAG